A region from the Acyrthosiphon pisum isolate AL4f chromosome A1, pea_aphid_22Mar2018_4r6ur, whole genome shotgun sequence genome encodes:
- the LOC100168850 gene encoding uncharacterized protein LOC100168850 (The RefSeq protein has 2 substitutions compared to this genomic sequence), with product MSYKVTYFNITALAEPIRFLLSYLNIDFEDFRFEREQWPTLKPTMPFGKVPVLEIDGKVLNQSTAITRYLSKKAGLAGSDDWESMLIDIAVDNIHDLRQAIALYAYDSNEATKEARYAPLINETIPFYMDKFEKIVEENNGYFVNGKLSWADLFFVAILDYLNFMAKIDLLEGRPKLKALKEKVLEVPQIKAWVAKRPTDNP from the exons atgtcgtACAAAGTCACGTACTTCAACATCACTGCTCTGGCCGAACCCATCAGATTTCTTCTGTCCTACTTGAACATCGATTTCGAAGACTTTCGTTTTGAACGTGAACAATGGCCTGCACTCAAGCcta CCATGCCATTTGGCAAAGTACCGGTTTTGGAAATTGACGGCAAAGTATTGAATCAATCAACAGCTATAACTCGTTATTTATCCAAAAAAGCTGGATTAGCTGGTAGTGATGATTGGGAGTCTATGTTAATCGATATTGCTGTTGATAACATTCATGATTTACGACAag ctatagCATTATATGCATATGATCCAAATGAGGCAACTAAAGAAGCAAGATATGCACCTTTGATCAATGAAACAATTCCATTCTATAtggataaatttgaaaaaattgttgaagaaaataatgGATACTTTGTAAATGGAAAG tTGTCTTGGgctgatttattttttgtagctATTTTAGACTACTTGAATTTTATggcaaaaattgatttattagaaGGTCGTCCAAAATTAAAAGCACTTAAAGAAAAAGTATTGGAAGTACCTCAAATTAAGGCATGGGTTGCTAAACGACCAACAGATAATCCTTAA